One segment of Pseudoalteromonas rubra DNA contains the following:
- a CDS encoding ABC transporter ATP-binding protein produces the protein MSTSTSFVIEVNEVTKRFANKCALDKVSFTLGHGHTVALVGPNGAGKTTLFSILCGFLQADAGSVKVLGHTPGNNALFGVLSALPQDAQLDPRFSVGKQLTFYGQLQGLSHRDATQETARVLELVDLGNQLNAKASELSHGMRKRICIAQALIGQPKIVLLDEATAGLDPINAKAIRSLIASLSKDITFMLSSHDLSELERLCDTVLYLEQGKLTSHQRYTQNNSGTAFLTLQLQRLTDQMRDQIAQLDGVKHVRQSQPDEFVIEYDTCHKALDIALLELCHHQGWTYKQLINGNTLENELFTTT, from the coding sequence ATGAGTACCTCAACGTCATTCGTCATTGAAGTCAATGAAGTCACCAAGCGATTTGCCAACAAGTGCGCACTGGATAAGGTCAGCTTTACGTTAGGTCACGGTCATACGGTTGCACTGGTAGGCCCTAATGGAGCAGGAAAAACAACGCTATTCAGTATCTTGTGTGGCTTCTTACAAGCTGACGCAGGCAGCGTCAAAGTACTTGGACATACACCAGGCAACAACGCCCTGTTTGGTGTGCTCAGTGCCTTGCCGCAAGATGCGCAGCTGGATCCTCGCTTTTCGGTTGGCAAACAACTGACCTTTTATGGCCAGTTACAGGGATTAAGCCACCGTGACGCAACGCAGGAAACGGCACGTGTTTTGGAGCTAGTTGACCTCGGTAACCAGCTCAATGCCAAGGCCTCTGAGCTGTCGCATGGTATGAGAAAGCGGATCTGCATTGCACAAGCTTTGATTGGACAACCCAAAATCGTCCTGCTGGATGAAGCTACGGCAGGATTGGATCCCATCAATGCAAAAGCCATCCGTTCATTGATTGCAAGTCTAAGTAAAGACATCACCTTTATGCTCAGCTCACATGATCTGAGTGAGCTGGAGCGCTTATGTGACACTGTGCTGTACCTTGAACAAGGCAAACTAACCAGTCACCAAAGATATACCCAAAACAATTCAGGCACCGCCTTTTTGACCTTACAACTGCAACGGTTAACGGATCAGATGAGAGATCAAATAGCACAGCTTGACGGGGTTAAGCACGTCAGACAGTCTCAGCCCGATGAGTTTGTTATCGAGTATGATACCTGCCATAAGGCGTTGGATATCGCATTACTGGAGCTCTGCCATCACCAGGGGTGGACTTATAAGCAGCTAATTAATGGCAATACCCTGGAAAATGAGCTGTTCACAACAACTTAG
- a CDS encoding ABC transporter permease subunit — MPLKRIILLSQFELTRLFATKRGWLALAAFTMVWLMILRYPIYHAVSVLNSAEFSDIAVQIAGSVGLYSLARWPEAELSVYWIIALFSFPVFTLFVSADQTVEDAKRGTLRFLTLRASRGEILLGRFAGQALILLTLITASALAAWILMLTRDTTLAMVGLGKVTSIIMLLVLTTLPFIALMSLLNLLASSARLSIIYASLLFTVGNMLIGYLTSLFEPVHWLYYLLPGVHISDIAPWHGIGLHAIALPLLQTAVLLSAAFWLMKRKDL, encoded by the coding sequence ATGCCACTAAAAAGAATCATTTTATTGAGTCAGTTTGAACTGACCCGCTTGTTTGCGACCAAACGCGGCTGGCTGGCACTGGCCGCCTTTACTATGGTGTGGCTGATGATCTTACGCTACCCCATTTATCATGCCGTTTCAGTACTCAACAGCGCAGAGTTCTCAGATATCGCTGTACAAATAGCCGGTTCAGTGGGACTTTATTCATTAGCACGCTGGCCGGAGGCTGAACTGTCGGTCTACTGGATCATTGCCTTGTTTAGCTTTCCAGTCTTTACCTTGTTTGTCAGTGCCGATCAGACTGTTGAGGACGCTAAACGGGGCACGCTCAGATTCCTGACATTACGTGCCAGCCGAGGAGAGATCCTGCTTGGTCGATTTGCAGGCCAGGCCCTCATTTTACTAACCCTGATCACGGCCTCAGCTCTTGCAGCCTGGATACTCATGCTAACCCGGGACACCACATTGGCCATGGTCGGCCTCGGCAAAGTCACCTCCATTATCATGTTACTCGTATTAACAACACTTCCCTTCATCGCACTGATGAGTTTACTTAATCTGCTCGCAAGCTCGGCCAGGCTGAGTATCATTTATGCCAGCTTGCTCTTCACTGTCGGGAATATGCTGATTGGTTACCTAACCTCTTTGTTCGAACCGGTTCACTGGCTGTATTATTTGCTACCCGGTGTGCATATCAGTGACATTGCTCCCTGGCACGGTATCGGTTTACACGCCATTGCACTTCCCCTGCTACAAACTGCGGTATTGCTGAGTGCTGCTTTTTGGCTAATGAAAAGGAAAGATCTATGA
- a CDS encoding IS4 family transposase, translated as MSLEQAFCSAFEQLPESVTFEKLNHFLDAEILEQAFQRAGVATIRKRRLPLEAVMWTVIGMSFFRQQSVWDLASHMEIALPGDSKLIAPSALVQGRRRLGKDSVKNAFEMMAAHYYQQANFETWCGLNLLAVDGVTWRAQDTPENRECFGSPSNQHGETAFPQIRMVCHMELTSHQLISSAFSGYKTNEMKLADKLVATTPDHSLTMFDKGFYSLNLLHQWQTHGTERHWLIPVKKGLQFEVIKSNGRLDKLVRLKTTPQSHKQSPDLPAYVEARLVTKKIKNKEYQILTSMIDVQRFPGEEIVELYSHRWEIELGYREIKQTLLNNEYTLRSKKSDMVEQELWGLLLGYNLLRQVMTQAASRKGIWANQLSFSNCANAILSYLGRLPLASPGNIPKHYEMLIQTLGHFELPTRREDRVYPRAIKPKPSKYPARKNNASQLN; from the coding sequence ATGTCTTTAGAACAAGCCTTTTGCAGTGCGTTTGAGCAACTGCCCGAAAGTGTTACCTTTGAAAAACTTAATCACTTTCTGGATGCCGAAATACTGGAGCAAGCCTTTCAACGCGCTGGCGTTGCAACTATCAGAAAACGCAGGCTTCCACTCGAGGCTGTGATGTGGACTGTGATTGGTATGAGCTTCTTTCGCCAACAGTCGGTTTGGGATTTAGCTTCCCACATGGAAATTGCTCTGCCTGGAGATAGCAAATTAATCGCCCCAAGCGCCCTTGTTCAGGGAAGGCGAAGACTCGGTAAAGACAGTGTCAAAAATGCCTTTGAAATGATGGCTGCGCATTATTATCAGCAAGCAAACTTTGAAACTTGGTGCGGGTTAAACCTCCTGGCCGTCGACGGTGTTACTTGGCGAGCTCAAGACACGCCTGAAAATCGTGAATGTTTTGGCTCCCCCAGCAATCAGCATGGCGAAACCGCTTTTCCACAAATTCGAATGGTGTGTCATATGGAGCTGACCAGCCATCAACTTATCAGCAGTGCTTTCAGCGGATATAAAACCAATGAAATGAAGCTGGCAGACAAATTAGTTGCCACCACGCCAGACCACAGCCTCACGATGTTCGATAAAGGGTTCTACTCATTAAACCTACTCCACCAATGGCAAACACATGGCACCGAGAGGCACTGGTTAATACCGGTGAAGAAAGGGCTTCAGTTTGAAGTGATTAAATCTAATGGTCGTTTAGATAAATTGGTGCGCTTAAAAACAACTCCACAATCTCATAAGCAATCGCCTGATTTACCTGCGTATGTAGAAGCCCGACTTGTGACGAAAAAAATTAAAAACAAGGAATATCAAATACTCACATCGATGATAGATGTGCAGAGGTTTCCTGGCGAAGAAATAGTTGAGCTTTACAGCCACCGCTGGGAAATAGAATTGGGTTATAGAGAAATCAAGCAGACACTTTTAAACAATGAATATACGCTAAGAAGCAAAAAATCAGATATGGTTGAGCAAGAGCTGTGGGGCTTACTCCTGGGGTACAACTTGCTGCGTCAGGTGATGACTCAAGCGGCATCTCGTAAAGGAATATGGGCCAACCAATTAAGCTTTAGTAATTGCGCCAACGCGATATTAAGTTACTTAGGGCGACTCCCCCTCGCCAGCCCGGGAAACATCCCAAAACACTATGAGATGTTAATACAAACATTGGGTCACTTTGAGCTGCCGACACGACGAGAAGATCGGGTCTATCCTCGAGCCATAAAACCAAAGCCAAGTAAGTACCCAGCTAGAAAAAACAATGCCAGTCAGCTTAACTGA
- a CDS encoding M2 family metallopeptidase — protein sequence MALQFKLSLGALVVAGALSLSGCNSTSTSTLTEKDAEAFLTKAEQELQDLSYRSARSAWIYANFITEDTASLAADVSQEYTEKLVALANEAAKFDELELSYDNRRKLDKLKLNLTLPAPKDAAKTAELAKLSAELDGMYGKGKYCKNGNCMSLGEMTSKMANSRNYDELLDVWQGWRQVSPQMRPLYKDLVSLANEGAQELGYRDTGAMWRSKYDMPADDFAKELDRIWGQVKPLYDSLHCHVRAKLGEKYGEDKVPQDQPIPAHLLGNMWAQQWGNIYDLVAPENADPGYNVTELLEQHNYDEIKMVKGAEKFFTSMGFEPLPETFWTRSLFTKPQDRDVQCHASAWNLDNKDDLRIKMCIQRTGEEFSVIHHELGHNFYQRAYNTLPLYYQESANDGFHEAIGDTIALSVTPGYLKEIGLLEQVPDESKDIGLLMKMALDKIAFIPFGLLVDQWRWKVYSGEISPQEYNQAWWDLREKYQGLKAPITRSENDFDPGAKYHVPGNVPYTRYFLAHILQFEFHKALCEIAGSKEAIHRCSVYNSKEAGERLNAMLEMGSSRPWQEALESVTGSQQMDATAILDYFAPLQTYLDEQNKNRQCGW from the coding sequence ATGGCACTACAATTCAAACTCAGCCTGGGCGCCCTCGTGGTTGCCGGGGCACTCTCTCTGAGTGGATGTAACTCAACAAGCACGTCAACCTTGACCGAAAAAGATGCAGAAGCATTTTTAACCAAAGCAGAACAAGAGCTACAGGACCTGAGCTACCGCAGTGCACGTTCAGCCTGGATCTATGCCAATTTCATAACGGAAGACACGGCATCATTGGCCGCTGACGTAAGCCAGGAGTACACAGAAAAACTGGTCGCATTAGCCAACGAAGCAGCCAAGTTTGATGAGCTTGAACTGAGCTACGACAATCGCCGTAAACTCGACAAACTGAAGCTTAACCTGACATTGCCAGCACCAAAAGACGCAGCAAAAACGGCTGAATTAGCTAAGCTATCGGCTGAGCTGGACGGTATGTACGGCAAAGGAAAATACTGTAAAAACGGCAACTGCATGAGTTTGGGTGAAATGACATCCAAAATGGCCAATAGCCGAAACTACGATGAATTGTTAGACGTATGGCAAGGCTGGCGCCAGGTTTCTCCTCAGATGCGTCCTTTGTATAAAGATTTGGTCTCTTTAGCAAATGAAGGTGCTCAGGAGCTCGGATATCGTGACACAGGCGCAATGTGGCGCAGCAAATACGATATGCCGGCTGATGACTTCGCCAAAGAGCTTGATCGCATCTGGGGTCAAGTAAAACCGCTTTATGACTCTTTGCATTGTCATGTCCGTGCCAAGCTAGGCGAGAAATATGGTGAAGATAAAGTTCCACAAGATCAGCCAATCCCAGCGCACCTGCTAGGTAACATGTGGGCTCAGCAATGGGGCAACATCTATGACCTGGTAGCACCAGAAAATGCCGATCCGGGTTATAACGTCACTGAACTGCTTGAGCAGCATAACTACGATGAAATCAAAATGGTGAAAGGTGCAGAGAAGTTCTTTACTTCAATGGGCTTTGAACCACTGCCAGAGACTTTCTGGACTCGTTCGTTATTCACCAAACCACAGGATCGTGACGTACAATGCCATGCATCAGCCTGGAACTTGGATAACAAAGACGATCTGCGTATTAAGATGTGTATCCAACGCACTGGCGAAGAATTCTCTGTTATTCACCACGAGTTAGGCCACAACTTCTATCAACGAGCTTACAACACACTGCCGTTGTATTATCAGGAAAGTGCCAACGATGGTTTCCATGAAGCTATCGGTGACACGATCGCCCTGTCAGTAACGCCAGGCTATCTAAAAGAAATCGGTTTGTTAGAGCAAGTACCTGATGAATCAAAAGACATTGGTCTGCTGATGAAAATGGCGCTGGATAAAATAGCCTTCATTCCATTTGGCCTGTTGGTTGACCAATGGCGCTGGAAAGTCTACTCCGGAGAAATCAGCCCGCAAGAATACAACCAAGCTTGGTGGGACCTGCGTGAAAAGTATCAAGGTCTTAAAGCGCCGATCACTCGCAGCGAAAACGATTTTGATCCAGGTGCAAAATACCACGTACCGGGCAATGTACCTTACACGCGTTACTTCCTGGCGCATATCCTTCAGTTTGAATTCCACAAAGCTTTGTGTGAGATTGCCGGTAGTAAAGAAGCCATTCACCGCTGCTCTGTCTACAACTCGAAGGAAGCTGGTGAGCGCTTAAATGCCATGCTTGAAATGGGCAGCAGCCGCCCATGGCAAGAAGCACTGGAAAGCGTCACTGGCAGCCAACAAATGGACGCAACAGCTATTCTGGACTACTTTGCACCACTGCAGACCTATCTGGACGAGCAAAATAAAAACCGCCAATGCGGTTGGTAA
- a CDS encoding acyl-CoA dehydrogenase, protein MWLLILVFIAVCFIFYVKEVRLKVVSNPALAYFKRALPQLSQTEREAMEAGDTWWDASLFSGKPNWSQWLKTGKPGLSDHERDFIEHELAELMAMLDESQICAQGDLPPEVWQFLKEKGFFAFIIPEKFGGKAFSAQANSAIVAQIATRSLSAAVTVMVPNSLGPAELLLHFGTPEQQQTWLPKLADGSALPCFALTSLEAGSDAGGITDFAVVCKQEFDGEMTLGLKVTWHKRYITLAPVASVLGLAFKVYDPDQLLSEATELGITCALIPTDHPGVKVGARHDPMGLAFMNGTTQGLGVFIPMHWVIGEMDGIGKGWRMLVSCLSAGRGISLPALSAGTAQLSAKASTAYCRVRRQFKQSLWRFEGVQVALARIAGLSYSIEATRQNTAMAIDLNKSPAVITAIAKYHLTEMARVAINDAMDLHGGKAIQRGPLNYLALHYQGMPISITVEGANILTRNLMIFGQGATRCHPYVLKEMAAAQEQDADMALQQFDKVLMQHLAHSGKTFLKASFNGLTCGVFSSAPVAGEVARYYKTLTWYSQILAVLSDLAMLVLGGKLKLQEMRSARLGDMLSQLYLASCVLKKFEDDGRQCSDLPLVHYAMQFHLSAFEQAFTGFIDNFAPTGLKTIAKRWFMPFGSAVNGPSDRLITALCDSLYRNKLTLARVSNLCDTSGHAGLAALEKAFQLFPKCEQGLHKFERWQKAHQAKLLVLNTDEQLAMAVAECILDEEERELLVEWFQASRKALSVDESA, encoded by the coding sequence ATGTGGTTACTGATACTCGTCTTCATTGCTGTGTGTTTTATTTTCTATGTTAAAGAAGTTAGGTTAAAAGTTGTTTCGAACCCTGCTTTAGCATATTTCAAGCGAGCATTACCCCAGCTATCACAAACTGAGCGTGAAGCGATGGAGGCTGGTGATACCTGGTGGGATGCAAGTTTGTTCAGTGGAAAACCCAACTGGTCACAATGGCTGAAAACGGGCAAGCCTGGGTTGAGTGACCATGAGCGAGACTTTATTGAACATGAATTGGCTGAGCTGATGGCGATGCTGGATGAAAGTCAGATCTGTGCTCAGGGCGATTTGCCACCGGAAGTTTGGCAATTTCTGAAAGAAAAGGGGTTTTTCGCTTTCATTATTCCAGAAAAATTCGGCGGCAAAGCCTTTAGTGCGCAGGCCAACTCGGCCATTGTAGCGCAAATTGCCACGCGCAGTTTGTCTGCGGCAGTGACCGTGATGGTGCCAAACAGTCTGGGTCCGGCTGAACTATTACTGCATTTTGGTACTCCCGAGCAACAACAAACCTGGCTACCTAAATTGGCAGATGGTTCAGCACTGCCGTGCTTTGCATTGACCTCCCTTGAAGCTGGCTCAGACGCCGGTGGCATTACCGATTTTGCGGTGGTGTGTAAGCAAGAGTTTGATGGGGAAATGACTTTGGGCCTGAAAGTCACCTGGCATAAGCGTTATATCACTTTGGCACCTGTGGCTTCCGTGCTTGGGTTGGCGTTTAAAGTATATGATCCCGATCAGCTTTTATCAGAAGCAACTGAATTAGGCATTACCTGTGCACTCATCCCGACCGACCATCCGGGTGTTAAGGTTGGAGCAAGACATGATCCTATGGGGTTGGCGTTTATGAATGGCACAACACAAGGGCTGGGGGTGTTTATCCCTATGCACTGGGTTATCGGGGAGATGGACGGGATAGGTAAGGGCTGGCGCATGCTGGTTTCTTGTCTGAGCGCCGGGCGGGGTATCTCATTACCGGCTTTAAGTGCAGGAACCGCACAGTTGAGTGCTAAGGCGTCGACTGCTTATTGTCGTGTCAGGCGACAGTTTAAGCAGTCATTGTGGCGATTTGAAGGGGTCCAGGTGGCATTGGCTCGGATCGCGGGGCTGAGCTACAGCATAGAGGCCACCCGACAAAATACTGCGATGGCCATAGACCTGAATAAAAGTCCTGCGGTGATCACGGCGATTGCCAAATACCACCTGACCGAAATGGCCAGAGTTGCTATCAACGATGCAATGGATTTACATGGTGGTAAAGCAATTCAGCGCGGGCCACTGAACTATCTTGCGCTGCATTATCAGGGGATGCCCATCAGCATTACTGTAGAGGGCGCGAATATCCTGACGCGTAATTTAATGATTTTTGGTCAGGGCGCAACCCGCTGCCATCCCTACGTGCTCAAAGAAATGGCGGCTGCACAAGAGCAGGATGCGGATATGGCATTGCAGCAATTCGACAAGGTACTAATGCAGCATTTGGCCCATAGCGGTAAAACCTTTCTCAAAGCGTCGTTTAATGGCCTGACTTGTGGTGTGTTTTCATCTGCACCCGTTGCCGGAGAGGTAGCACGCTACTACAAAACGCTGACCTGGTATAGCCAGATTTTAGCTGTCCTGAGTGACCTGGCAATGCTGGTTTTGGGAGGCAAACTAAAGCTGCAGGAAATGCGCTCAGCCAGGCTCGGTGATATGTTGAGCCAGCTCTACTTGGCGTCATGTGTATTGAAAAAGTTTGAGGATGACGGTCGTCAGTGCAGTGATTTACCTCTGGTGCATTATGCTATGCAATTCCATCTCAGTGCGTTTGAGCAGGCTTTTACCGGGTTCATCGATAATTTCGCGCCTACCGGGTTAAAGACCATAGCAAAACGCTGGTTTATGCCTTTCGGAAGCGCTGTGAATGGTCCGTCGGACCGTTTGATTACGGCACTGTGTGATAGCCTTTATCGTAATAAGCTGACCCTCGCACGGGTAAGTAATCTATGTGATACTTCAGGACATGCAGGGTTGGCTGCACTGGAAAAGGCATTTCAGCTATTTCCCAAATGCGAGCAAGGGTTGCATAAGTTTGAACGTTGGCAAAAGGCCCATCAGGCAAAGTTGCTGGTATTAAATACTGATGAGCAGCTTGCGATGGCTGTCGCGGAATGTATCCTTGACGAAGAGGAGAGAGAGTTGCTCGTGGAATGGTTCCAAGCCAGTCGGAAGGCCCTGAGTGTGGATGAAAGCGCTTAA